A window of the Macaca nemestrina isolate mMacNem1 chromosome X, mMacNem.hap1, whole genome shotgun sequence genome harbors these coding sequences:
- the LOC105487982 gene encoding nucleosome assembly protein 1-like 3, producing MAEADFKMVSEPVAHGVAEEEMASSTSDSGEESDSSSSSSSTSGSSSGSSSSGSSSSSSGSGSSSSSGSTSSRSRLYRKKRVPEPSSRARRAPLGTNFVDRLPQAVRNRVQALRNIQEECDKVDTLFLKAIHDLERKYAELNKPLYDRRFQIINAEYEPTEEECEWNSEDEEFSSDEEVQDNTPSEMPPLEGEEEETPKENPEVKAEEKEVPKEIPEVKDEEKEVPKEIPEIKAEEKADSKADCMEATPEVKEDPKEAPQVKADDKEQPKATEAKARAAVREAHKRVPEERLQDSVDLKRARRGKPKREDPKGIPDYWLIVLKNVDKLGPMIQKYDEPILKFLSDVSLKFSKPGQPVSYTFEFHFLPNPYFRNEVLVKTYIIKSKPDHNDPFFSWGWEIEDCKGCKIDWRRGKDVTVTTTQSRTTATGEIEIQPRVVPNASFFNFFSPPEIPMIGKLEPREDAILDEDFEIGQILHDNVILKSIYYYTGEVNGTYYQFGKHYGNRKYRK from the coding sequence ATGGCAGAAGCAGATTTTAAAATGGTCTCGGAACCCGTCGCCCATGGGGTTGCCGAAGAGGAGATGGCTAGCTCGACTAGTGATTCTGGGGAAGAATCTGACAGCAGTAGCTCTAGCAGCAGCACTAGtggcagcagcagcggcagcagcagtagtggcagcagcagcagcagcagcggcagcggcagcagcagcagcagcggcagcactAGCAGCCGCAGCCGCTTATATAGAAAGAAGAGGGTACCTGAGCCTTCCAGCAGGGCGCGGCGGGCCCCCTTGGGAACAAATTTCGTGGATAGGCTGCCTCAGGCAGTTAGAAATCGTGTGCAAGCGCTTAGAAACATTCAAGAAGAATGTGACAAGGTAGACACCCTGTTCTTAAAAGCAATTCATGATCTTGAAAGAAAATATGCTGAACTCAACAAGCCTCTATATGATAGGCGGTTTCAAATCATCAATGCAGAATACGAGCCTACAGAAGAAGAATGTGAATGGAATTCAGAGGATGAGGAGTTCAGCAGTGATGAGGAGGTGCAGGATAACACCCCTAGTGAAATGCCTCCCTTAGAGGGTGAGGAAGAAGAAACCCCTAAAGAAAACCCAGAGGTGAAAGCTGAAGAGAAGGAAGTTCCTAAAGAAATTCCTGAggtaaaagatgaagaaaaggaagTTCCTAAAGAAATCCCTGAGATAAAGGCTGAAGAAAAAGCAGATTCTAAAGCAGACTGTATGGAGGCAACCCCTGAAGTAAAAGAAGATCCTAAAGAAGCCCCCCAGGTAAAGGCAGATGATAAAGAACAGCCTAAAGCAACAGAGGCTAAGGCAAGGGCTGCAGTAAGAGAGGCTCATAAAAGAGTTCCTGAGGAAAGGCTTCAGGACAGTGTAGATCTTAAAAGAGCTAGGAGGGGAAAGCCTAAAAGAGAAGACCCTAAAGGCATTCCTGACTATTGGCTGATTGTTTTAAAGAATGTTGACAAGCTCGGGCCTATGATTCAGAAGTATGATGAGCCCATTCTGAAGTTCTTGTCGGATGTTAGCCTGAAGTTCTCAAAACCTGGCCAGCCTGTAAGTTACAcctttgaatttcattttctacCCAATCCATACTTCAGAAATGAGGTGCTGGTGAAGACATATATAATAAAGTCAAAACCAGATCACAATGATCCCTTCTTTTCTTGGGGATGGGAAATTGAAGATTGCAAAGGCTGCAAGATAGActggagaagaggaaaagatgTTACTGTGACAACTACTCAGAGTCGCACAACTGCTACTGGAGAAATTGAAATCCAGCCAAGAGTGGTTCCTAATGCATCattcttcaatttctttagtCCTCCTGAGATTCCTATGATTGGGAAGCTGGAACCACGAGAAGATGCTATCCTGGATGAGGACTTTGAAATTGGGCAGATTTTACATGATAATGTCATCCTGAAATCAATCTATTACTATACTGGAGAAGTCAATGGTACCTACTATCAATTTGGCAAACATTATGGaaacaggaaatacagaaaataa